Within the Gemmatimonadota bacterium genome, the region TTCGACGTCATCTGTCACCTCGCGGCTCAGATCGACGTCCGCAAGAGTGTCGAAGATCCCGCCTACGACGTAGCGGTGAACATAGGCGGCTCGCTCAACCTGCTCGAGGCGATGCGCCAGAGCGGCAAGAAGACAACCCGCTTCATCTTTTCGTCCACTGGCGGCGCACTCTACGGCGACGTCGAGGTGCTGCCCACCCCGGAACACTTTCCGAAAGACCCCCAGTCCCCCTACGGCAACGCCAAGCTTTCCGTGGAATTGTACCTCGGCTACTATGCACGAGTGCACGGTCTCGATACGGTGGCGCTCCGCTACGGCAATGTCTACGGCCCGCGCCAGGATTCCCATGGCGAGGCTGGCGTCGTCGCGATCTTCTGCGAGCGAGTCCTCGCTGGACGGAAGCTGACAGTCTTCGGCGATGGAAAGCAGACCCGCGATTACGTCTACGTCGCCGACGTCGCGAACGCCAACTTCCTCGCCGCCACGCGACAGTTGCCGCCAGCCGGCCCTCTCGATTCACGCTCGTTCAACATCGGAACCGGCGTGGAGACGACCGTGATCGAGCTCGCCGAGCTGATCCACGAGACGTCCGGTGCCAACCCCGTGATCGAACACGCGCCGGAGCGCGCTGGCGAGGTTCGCCGCTCGGTGCTCCTCGCTTCAAGAGCGGAAGAAGTACTCGGCTGGACTCCGCGCATGTCAATTGCAGATGGTATAGCCGAAACGTTCAGGTGGTTCGCGGACGAGCGCGACAGCGTTGCAAGCACCACATGACCGCCTAGGAGAAACGTGGCAACCGAGCACGTCTTCACGGTAGACGTCGAAGACTATTTTCAGGTCTACGCATTCGAGGGCGTCGTCGATCGCGCCGCGTGGGATGGCTATCCGTCACGCGTCGCGCGCAATACCGACGTGCTCCTCGACCTGCTCGCGCGTCATGGCGCTCACGGCACCTTCTTCACACTCGGCTGGGTCGCCGACAAGCATCCGGAGATAGTTCGCAGGATCGCCGACGCGGGTCATGAGATCGCCTCTCACGGATGGTGGCATCGCAAGGTGACCAGCCTCACACCCGCGCAGTTCCGCGAGGACGCGCATGCATCGCGCGCCATCCTCGAGCAGGTGAGCGGACGCCCAGTCGTCGGCTATCGCGCCCCGAGTTTCTCGATCACACCGGGGAACGAATGGGCATTCGACGTGCTGCTGGAAACGGGCTATCGATACGACTCCAGTCTCTTCCCGATCAACCGGTCCAACTACGGCTACCCGACCACACCGCCGCTGCCGCATCTCATCCATCGCAGCGCCGGCGATCTCATGGAATTTCCGCTCACCACCACGCGTGTCCTCGGAAAGCACATTCCAGCCGCTGGCGGCGGATACCTCCGGCACTTTCCATATGGCATAATCCGGAAGGCCTTCAGCGAAAAAGACCGCTCCGGAATCCCCGGCGTGTTCTACATTCATCCCTGGGAAATCGACTGCGAACAGCCGCGCATGCCCGTTCCGTGGCTGACCACCGTCCGTCATTACCGGAACATTCACAAAGTGCTTCCTCGACTCGAGCGCCTGCTCGGCGAATTCAAATTCACGTCGATCGCGCAACGACTCGCCGGTGACGGCAAGTGGTTTCGTGCAACCGCACCGCTGCCCGACGTGTCACCACACGCCGTAGCCCGGATTTGACACTGCGCGTCGAGCGCTACACCGGATCGCCCGAGCGCTGGAATGAGTTCGTCCGGTCACAAAAAGGCTGGACCCACTTCCACCTGCACGGCTGGCGCAACGTCATGCAGCACGCAATGGGACACGACACTCCGTATCTCGTCGCGATCGACGATGCAGCGCACGACGACCAGATCGTCGGTGTGCTGCCGCTGGTTCGTGTGAAGAGCGCGCTGTTCGGACACTTCCTCGTCTCTGTGCCCTTCCTCAACTACGGTGGCCCGCTCGGATCACCGTCCGCGATAACGGCACTGGCAGCCCACGCCGCGAAGATGGCGACCGACGACGGCGCAACAGTACTCGAGCTGCGCAGTCGCCATGACATCGGTGCAATTCCGGATTTTTCGGTGTCGCATCGCAAGATCACGGTCCTCCTCGACAGCAGCGGCGGCTCCGACGCGTTGTGGAAGCGGTTGAGCTCGAAATTGCGCAGTCAGATCCGGAGACCGCAGAAGGAAGGCGTCACAGTGCGCATCGGCGCGGATCAGTTGCGTCCCTTCTACGACGTCTTCGCGCACCACATGCGTGACCTCGGCACCCCCGTCATGCCGCGCAGGTTCTTCGAGGAGATAGCGCACCAATTCGGCGACGACGCCCTGTTCGCTGTTGCGTATCACAACGACAAACCGATCGCGTGCGGCGCAGGCTTCACGTGGGGCACCGGCGACAACAGCGAATTCGAGATCACGTGGGCATCAGCGCTGCGTGCCTACAACCGCATGTCGCCCAACATGCTGGTGTACTGGGAGCTGATGAAACACGTCGCCGATCGCGGCGTCACCACCTTCAACTTCGGCCGCTGCACGCCCGGTGGAAACACCCACAAGTTCAAGACTCAGTGGGGCACGGTCGATCAGCCACTCTGGTGGTACGAGCGCAGAGCGGCCGGCGCCGCAACGCCATCTGAAGGACACGGTGCAGCAGCACGCGGCCCAGAGATCTGGAAGCGCCTCCCTCTCCCGCTGGCAAACGCGCTCGGCCCGCGCATCATCCGCTTCATCCCGTAGCGGACGCGATGCATATCCGCCGGCAGCTCACCGTTGCGTCACCGCTCAGCGCAGGCAACATCGTCGGCGCGACGCTCGACACCATCGCGCGTCGGGATGCGAGCGAGCGCGTGCGCAACGCGATTGCGATGGAATTCAATGCACGCGACGTTCTGCTTACCGACAGCGGCACGTCGGCACTCGTACTTGCGCTGCGGATGTTCGCAAAGATTACGATGCCTGTCGCGATGCCAGCGTACGTGTGCGTCGATCTCATAGCGGCCGCGCGACGGGGTGGCGTACGCGTTCGTCTCTTCGACATCGATCCGCACACACTCAGTCCTGACATGGACTCGCTGCAACGCGTGATGAGCGCGGGTGTCAGTGCAATCGTGATCGCGCACCTTTACGGCTTTCCCGCGGACATGCCAACCGTGATGAAGATGGCACGAGACGCGGGCGTCCCCGTCATCGAGGATGCCGCCCAGCATGCAGGCGCAACGATCGCGGGAAAGCCTGCCGGGTCGTTCGGCGACGTAACCGTGCTGAGCTTCGGACGCGGCAAGGGGACCACATCCGGCCGCGGCGGCGCGTTATTGAGTGGTGGCGGTGTCGAGGCCGGAGCGACGCTCTCGCCTGGCGAGCGTGGACAGGCTCCGAGCACGGGCGTGCTCCTGACCACTGCCGCGACGTGGGTGCTTGGCCGTCCTTCCTTCTATGGAATACCCGCATCCATACCGTCGCTTCATCTCGGAGAAACCGTGTATCACGATGCTGGCGAGCCGAGCCGAATGTCTCGCGCCGGCATTGCCCTGCTCGACCGGACCTTCCCGGGGATGCGGCGCGCCGTGCAAGCGCGCCAGGCCAACGCCCTCGTACTACGCGACACTGCCGACCAGTCGCGGAACCTGGACACGGTACGCGCGATAGAAACAGGCGAGTCAGGATACCTGCGCTTCCCCGTTCTCCTTCGCGACGATCCACGCGACAACGACGCACTTGGAATCGCGCGCGGCTATCCGAATCCGCTGTCTCTCGAGCCGCAGATACAGCCCTGTCTGGTTGCGTCGCGCGAGCCGCTGCACGGTGCGCACGAACTGGCGCGCCGGCTTGTTACATTGCCGACACATCATATGGTTAGTAATTCCGATCTCGTTGAAATGTCTCGCTGGCTGCGCGAGCGTTGATGCGGTCCGTATTCGAAGTTGCCGATATTCAGCAATCGGTATTCGCGCGTCCACACCATTCGCGCGGCATCTCAGCTCCCAGACCTCTGACCTTCCGCGCCGAATCGCAGATGAGCCACACCAGTAAATCGATTGTTTACGTTTGGGATGCCGATTACCCGTGGGACGTTCGCACCGAGAAAGTAACCCTCGCGCTCGCGCGTGCCGGCCATTCGGTGCACATCGTGGCGCGTAATCGCGCCTGGAAGCAGACGACGGAGACGTTACCGGAAGGCACTGTTCACCGCATGATGCCGTGGAAACCGCTCGGCCGCCGCCTCGACAATGCGTTGAGCTTTCCGGCGTTCTTCAGTCCGCGCTGGATCAGTCTGATTGACCGTACGTGCCGCGAAGCGAAGGCCGATCTGATAATCGTTCGCGACCTGCCGCTGTGCCCAACCGCGATTTCGTGCGGCAAGCGACTCGACATACCGGTGATGCTCGACATGGCGGAAAATTATCCGGCGATGATGCGTGTGCTTTGGGAGACCGGTCGCGACACATTGTTCGACTACTTTGCCAGGAATCCATCCATCACGGCGAAAGTCGAGCGTCGCTGCGTGAGAAATGTCGACCACATCATCGTGGTCGTCGAGGAATCCGCTGACCGCGTCGCAGCGCTTGGCATTCCGCGCAGCAAGCTCACTGTGGTTTCGAACACTCCACCTCTTGCCAGACTCGACTGTCCATCGCATGAGCCGTCGTCGACGCGTGCCACGACGGATGTCGTTTACATGGGTAACCTGGAAGTTGTTCGCGGTCTTCTCGAAGCGATCGATGCGGTTGCGCATCTCAAGAACGAAGGAAAGCGAATCCGTCTTCGCGTGATAGGCCGCGGGCGGGACGAGGCGTTGGTGAGGGATCGCGCTGCATCGCTGGGCCTCACGGCGGAGGACGTCGAGTTCCTCGGCTATATCGCATCCCACGCGGAGGCGCTTCGCGTTGTCGCGGAATCCGATGTGGGATTGATTCCGCACAGGAAGAACGAGTCCTGGGATACCACGATCCCCAACAAGCTCTTTGACTACATGGCGGCTGGCCTGCCCGTGGTCAGCTCGGACGCCGCT harbors:
- a CDS encoding FemAB family XrtA/PEP-CTERM system-associated protein, whose translation is MTLRVERYTGSPERWNEFVRSQKGWTHFHLHGWRNVMQHAMGHDTPYLVAIDDAAHDDQIVGVLPLVRVKSALFGHFLVSVPFLNYGGPLGSPSAITALAAHAAKMATDDGATVLELRSRHDIGAIPDFSVSHRKITVLLDSSGGSDALWKRLSSKLRSQIRRPQKEGVTVRIGADQLRPFYDVFAHHMRDLGTPVMPRRFFEEIAHQFGDDALFAVAYHNDKPIACGAGFTWGTGDNSEFEITWASALRAYNRMSPNMLVYWELMKHVADRGVTTFNFGRCTPGGNTHKFKTQWGTVDQPLWWYERRAAGAATPSEGHGAAARGPEIWKRLPLPLANALGPRIIRFIP
- a CDS encoding XrtA system polysaccharide deacetylase, whose protein sequence is MATEHVFTVDVEDYFQVYAFEGVVDRAAWDGYPSRVARNTDVLLDLLARHGAHGTFFTLGWVADKHPEIVRRIADAGHEIASHGWWHRKVTSLTPAQFREDAHASRAILEQVSGRPVVGYRAPSFSITPGNEWAFDVLLETGYRYDSSLFPINRSNYGYPTTPPLPHLIHRSAGDLMEFPLTTTRVLGKHIPAAGGGYLRHFPYGIIRKAFSEKDRSGIPGVFYIHPWEIDCEQPRMPVPWLTTVRHYRNIHKVLPRLERLLGEFKFTSIAQRLAGDGKWFRATAPLPDVSPHAVARI
- a CDS encoding NAD-dependent epimerase/dehydratase family protein, which encodes MSHSVLVTGGAGFIGSHVVRRFVEHGSSVTVLDDLSSGKLANLPEGVTFVEDDIRSPSAARLVRDGAFDVICHLAAQIDVRKSVEDPAYDVAVNIGGSLNLLEAMRQSGKKTTRFIFSSTGGALYGDVEVLPTPEHFPKDPQSPYGNAKLSVELYLGYYARVHGLDTVALRYGNVYGPRQDSHGEAGVVAIFCERVLAGRKLTVFGDGKQTRDYVYVADVANANFLAATRQLPPAGPLDSRSFNIGTGVETTVIELAELIHETSGANPVIEHAPERAGEVRRSVLLASRAEEVLGWTPRMSIADGIAETFRWFADERDSVASTT
- a CDS encoding glycosyltransferase family 4 protein; its protein translation is MRSVFEVADIQQSVFARPHHSRGISAPRPLTFRAESQMSHTSKSIVYVWDADYPWDVRTEKVTLALARAGHSVHIVARNRAWKQTTETLPEGTVHRMMPWKPLGRRLDNALSFPAFFSPRWISLIDRTCREAKADLIIVRDLPLCPTAISCGKRLDIPVMLDMAENYPAMMRVLWETGRDTLFDYFARNPSITAKVERRCVRNVDHIIVVVEESADRVAALGIPRSKLTVVSNTPPLARLDCPSHEPSSTRATTDVVYMGNLEVVRGLLEAIDAVAHLKNEGKRIRLRVIGRGRDEALVRDRAASLGLTAEDVEFLGYIASHAEALRVVAESDVGLIPHRKNESWDTTIPNKLFDYMAAGLPVVSSDAAPCARIIRETGSGRIFRSGDAIELATAIEEVARPDIAAILGASGRTAVRNRYNWEYDTAVLLGAVDAIKKQ
- a CDS encoding DegT/DnrJ/EryC1/StrS family aminotransferase; this translates as MHIRRQLTVASPLSAGNIVGATLDTIARRDASERVRNAIAMEFNARDVLLTDSGTSALVLALRMFAKITMPVAMPAYVCVDLIAAARRGGVRVRLFDIDPHTLSPDMDSLQRVMSAGVSAIVIAHLYGFPADMPTVMKMARDAGVPVIEDAAQHAGATIAGKPAGSFGDVTVLSFGRGKGTTSGRGGALLSGGGVEAGATLSPGERGQAPSTGVLLTTAATWVLGRPSFYGIPASIPSLHLGETVYHDAGEPSRMSRAGIALLDRTFPGMRRAVQARQANALVLRDTADQSRNLDTVRAIETGESGYLRFPVLLRDDPRDNDALGIARGYPNPLSLEPQIQPCLVASREPLHGAHELARRLVTLPTHHMVSNSDLVEMSRWLRER